In one Balaenoptera ricei isolate mBalRic1 chromosome 20, mBalRic1.hap2, whole genome shotgun sequence genomic region, the following are encoded:
- the LOC132355062 gene encoding small ubiquitin-related modifier 2-like has protein sequence MADEKPKEGVKTDNNGHNNLMGQDGSVVQFKIKRHTPLSKLMKAYCEQQGLSMRQIRFRFDGQPINETDTPAQLKMED, from the coding sequence ATGGCTGACGAAAAGCCCAAGGAAGGAGTCAAGACTGACAACAACGGTCATAATAATTTGATGGGGCAGGATGGTTCTGTGGTGCAGTTTAAGATTAAGAGGCATACACCACTTAGTAAACTAATGAAAGCCTATTGTGAACAACAGGGTTTGTCAATGAGGCAGATCAGATTCCGATTTGATGGGCAGCCAATCAATGAAACAGACACACCTGCACAGTTGAAAATGGAGGATTAA